One segment of Rhizobium jaguaris DNA contains the following:
- a CDS encoding aldo/keto reductase → MQRLQLAPNYEISRVIHGGWQLASGHRTVRSDDPVADMVAFADAGITTFDCADIYAGVEELIGRFRTRYGDLRGEQALARIKVHTKFVPDFDSLPRISKSYIASMIDQSLRRLNQERLDLVQLHWWEYRVPGWLDAALWLDDLRRTGKVDKIGGTNFDTDHMLEIVKAGVALTSMQVQYSLLDRRPALRMAEAAVENGVSLLCYGTVAGGFLGDRWLGAPEPSGQLENRSLVKYKRVIDDIGGWDLFQALLATLRQIADRQGTDIATVASAAMLGRPGVAAVIIGAHNRSHLASNLAVSDLVLTAEELDLIAGVLAQATELKGDVYGLERAQGNDNRIRTS, encoded by the coding sequence ATGCAGAGACTCCAGCTTGCTCCAAATTACGAGATCTCGCGTGTGATCCATGGTGGATGGCAATTGGCGAGCGGCCATCGCACCGTCCGCAGTGACGACCCGGTCGCCGACATGGTGGCCTTCGCGGACGCGGGCATCACCACCTTCGATTGTGCCGACATTTATGCCGGCGTCGAAGAACTGATCGGCCGCTTCAGGACACGCTACGGGGATTTGCGCGGGGAACAGGCGCTGGCCCGGATCAAAGTGCACACCAAGTTTGTGCCCGACTTCGACAGTCTGCCGCGCATCAGCAAGTCCTATATAGCGAGCATGATCGACCAGTCGTTGAGGCGTCTCAACCAGGAGCGGCTCGATCTCGTTCAGCTTCACTGGTGGGAATACCGGGTGCCAGGTTGGCTGGACGCGGCGTTGTGGCTGGACGATCTTCGCCGCACCGGTAAGGTTGATAAGATCGGCGGCACCAATTTCGACACCGACCATATGTTGGAGATCGTCAAGGCCGGAGTGGCGCTCACCTCCATGCAGGTGCAGTACTCGCTGCTTGACCGTCGCCCCGCACTGCGCATGGCTGAGGCGGCGGTAGAGAACGGCGTCTCGCTCCTGTGCTATGGCACCGTCGCCGGCGGCTTCCTCGGCGACAGGTGGCTTGGAGCGCCGGAGCCGTCGGGGCAGCTGGAGAACCGTTCGCTGGTCAAATACAAGCGGGTTATCGACGATATCGGCGGCTGGGACCTGTTTCAGGCGCTCTTGGCGACGCTGCGCCAGATCGCTGATCGGCAGGGGACCGACATCGCCACGGTCGCCAGCGCTGCGATGCTCGGCCGGCCGGGTGTTGCGGCGGTCATCATCGGCGCGCACAACCGCTCGCATCTGGCCTCGAACCTCGCCGTCTCCGACCTCGTCCTGACTGCCGAGGAGCTGGACCTCATCGCCGGAGTGCTGGCGCAAGCGACGGAGCTTAAGGGCGATGTCTACGGGCTGGAGCGCGCCCAGGGCAACGACAATCGCATCCGCACTTCATAG
- a CDS encoding acyl-CoA dehydrogenase family protein, with translation MLDAIHDLAPAVLASAAEIEAERRMPSDLIEKLRSIGVYRMFAPRSRGGFELDLLSGMEVISALARLDGSVGWTAMIGSASAIVSPRLPRQTYDLMYRDKSDVIISGVYSPAGTAERVPGGWRVNGRWPFASGCQDADWMMGLCVMSEGGKALCGPAGDAGRPLVRCVALPASAWQIEDTWHASGLRGTGSHHIVLENALAPEANFFDFPEGATCEPGPLYQSWRHLQSVLLGAVCVGIAEGALWDLAELVHNGRQQLQAPAPMRESEMAQGELGRIEADVRAARAAMQVQADSHWRHAVADTLNGQALYAQGIQTGIWTATICACAAQACFTLAGGAAVYESSPLQRRLRDLQAAAQHAMVQQRHYAEAGRSLLQRVGTNTESGQAAMCAGKATAGRPRGHADAAATTSSRSARSNHETADPLASVLNV, from the coding sequence ATGCTCGATGCAATTCACGATCTAGCTCCCGCGGTGCTGGCCAGTGCAGCCGAGATCGAAGCCGAACGCCGCATGCCGTCAGATCTTATCGAGAAGTTACGGTCGATCGGAGTATACCGCATGTTCGCGCCACGCAGCCGTGGCGGGTTTGAGCTGGATTTACTCTCGGGAATGGAAGTGATCAGCGCTTTGGCTCGACTCGACGGCTCAGTCGGGTGGACCGCGATGATCGGCAGCGCCTCGGCCATTGTGAGTCCTCGATTGCCGAGACAGACCTACGATCTGATGTATCGTGACAAGTCGGACGTCATTATATCTGGCGTCTACTCGCCGGCGGGCACGGCCGAGAGAGTACCAGGCGGATGGCGTGTGAACGGGCGTTGGCCGTTCGCCAGCGGCTGCCAAGACGCCGACTGGATGATGGGCCTTTGTGTCATGTCGGAAGGCGGCAAGGCTCTTTGTGGGCCCGCAGGGGATGCCGGGCGGCCCCTTGTCCGGTGTGTCGCATTGCCGGCATCGGCCTGGCAGATCGAAGATACTTGGCATGCCTCCGGCCTCAGAGGTACCGGCAGTCACCACATAGTCCTTGAAAATGCGTTGGCGCCGGAGGCCAATTTTTTCGATTTTCCAGAGGGGGCAACGTGCGAACCGGGGCCGTTGTATCAATCGTGGCGGCATCTTCAGTCGGTGCTTCTTGGGGCTGTCTGCGTGGGCATCGCCGAGGGCGCGTTGTGGGATCTTGCCGAGCTTGTCCATAACGGCCGACAGCAGCTTCAAGCCCCGGCGCCGATGCGCGAGTCCGAGATGGCCCAGGGCGAACTGGGTAGAATCGAGGCAGATGTGCGGGCGGCGCGGGCGGCCATGCAGGTTCAGGCCGACAGCCACTGGCGGCACGCTGTGGCGGACACGTTGAACGGCCAAGCTCTCTATGCGCAGGGCATACAGACGGGAATCTGGACTGCCACTATCTGTGCTTGCGCCGCGCAAGCCTGCTTTACGCTCGCGGGCGGTGCCGCGGTTTATGAGAGTTCGCCTCTGCAGCGGCGGTTGCGCGACCTGCAGGCAGCGGCGCAACACGCGATGGTCCAGCAGCGGCACTATGCGGAGGCGGGCCGATCGCTGTTGCAGCGGGTCGGCACGAACACCGAGAGCGGACAGGCGGCCATGTGCGCGGGTAAGGCAACGGCGGGAAGGCCCCGTGGTCATGCAGATGCAGCGGCCACGACGTCGTCACGATCAGCGCGTTCAAACCACGAAACTGCAGACCCGCTGGCGTCTGTTCTAAATGTCTAA
- a CDS encoding class I SAM-dependent methyltransferase, translating into MSSSSRFAEYALGHSELEMRRLILQAAALRPMTERLLRAAGLAPGMRVLDLGCGPGDVSLLAAELVGRSGAVLGVDRSEEALVTARARAKEMGLAQIRFLHAAADEAVDTVMADKRFDAVIGRFVLCYLPDPIDTLRRAVARLAPGGILAFHEVDFLDEFRSRPLVPLWQQAGQWLLESFRPTIAHPDIAGRLVEAFETAGLPMSGLFCECPVGGGTASPLYAWLAERVRSVLPLLLQSGAATCEEVGIDSLEVRLQQAVVAMSSQVAAPAQVCAWARKSCGEDSRLAR; encoded by the coding sequence TTGAGTTCCTCAAGTCGTTTTGCTGAATACGCTCTGGGACATTCAGAATTGGAGATGCGCAGGCTGATCCTGCAGGCCGCGGCACTGCGGCCGATGACAGAGCGATTGCTTCGCGCAGCCGGGCTAGCTCCGGGCATGCGGGTGCTCGATCTCGGCTGCGGCCCCGGCGATGTGTCCCTTCTGGCGGCAGAGCTGGTCGGCCGGTCCGGAGCGGTACTAGGCGTGGATCGCAGCGAGGAAGCGCTCGTCACGGCGCGGGCACGGGCAAAGGAAATGGGTCTGGCGCAGATCCGCTTCCTGCATGCGGCGGCCGACGAGGCCGTCGACACCGTTATGGCCGACAAACGGTTCGACGCCGTCATCGGCCGCTTCGTCCTATGCTATCTGCCGGATCCGATCGACACGCTTCGCCGGGCGGTCGCGCGATTGGCACCGGGCGGCATTCTGGCGTTCCATGAGGTGGATTTCCTCGATGAGTTCCGCTCCCGTCCTTTGGTGCCGCTGTGGCAGCAGGCGGGACAGTGGCTGCTAGAAAGCTTCCGGCCGACGATAGCGCATCCGGACATCGCCGGTCGGCTGGTTGAGGCTTTCGAGACGGCCGGGCTGCCGATGTCGGGGCTGTTCTGCGAATGTCCAGTCGGCGGCGGCACAGCCTCGCCGCTTTATGCTTGGCTGGCGGAACGCGTGCGTAGCGTGCTGCCGCTGCTGCTTCAATCCGGTGCGGCCACTTGTGAGGAGGTGGGCATCGACTCGCTGGAGGTGCGGCTACAGCAGGCGGTCGTGGCCATGAGCAGCCAGGTCGCTGCCCCTGCCCAGGTCTGTGCTTGGGCACGTAAGTCCTGCGGTGAGGACTCGCGACTGGCCCGATGA
- a CDS encoding DUF3991 and TOPRIM domain-containing protein, whose protein sequence is MDRGEIEALREKVSCAAVLEQTGFAIDVKESTRRAVKFRRRGEIIIVTHEGRGWFDPLSDAKGDVFALVEHLDRVSFPACVEKVANLVGFEISAPEWQPRIADGQSELSISDRWQARRCPWPGSSTWRYLHDERCLPTAIIRAAIKRNLLREGPQGSMWAAHWNQAGVVTGWEARGPQYRGFASGGKKVLFRLGSDAPVRLAVTEAAIDAMSLAAIEGLRDGTLYLSTGGGWSPTTAAALGALASGPNIQLVAATDANPQGDTFAERLRGLADEVGCDWVRLRPPEEDWNEALKLRAKRGTEKRKREDGGKEGEACRMRTARVKGGFARLKPALDPGGRDAGGRQGVMKD, encoded by the coding sequence ATGGATAGAGGAGAAATAGAGGCGCTGCGCGAAAAGGTAAGCTGCGCCGCGGTGCTGGAGCAGACCGGGTTTGCCATAGACGTCAAGGAGAGCACCCGGCGAGCGGTGAAGTTTCGCCGCCGCGGAGAGATCATCATAGTGACGCATGAAGGGCGTGGATGGTTCGATCCGCTCAGCGACGCGAAAGGCGATGTCTTCGCCCTGGTCGAGCACCTCGACCGTGTCAGCTTTCCGGCATGTGTCGAGAAGGTCGCGAACCTCGTGGGGTTCGAAATTTCCGCGCCCGAGTGGCAGCCTCGCATTGCGGACGGCCAGTCCGAACTTTCCATTTCGGACCGTTGGCAGGCTCGGCGCTGCCCCTGGCCGGGCTCGTCGACCTGGCGCTACTTGCATGACGAGCGTTGCCTCCCGACGGCGATTATCCGCGCCGCGATCAAACGCAACCTTCTTCGCGAAGGTCCGCAAGGCAGCATGTGGGCCGCCCATTGGAACCAGGCAGGCGTTGTGACGGGCTGGGAGGCGCGCGGTCCGCAATACCGCGGGTTTGCCTCCGGAGGAAAGAAGGTCCTGTTCCGCCTCGGTTCGGATGCGCCGGTGCGCCTGGCCGTCACCGAAGCCGCAATCGACGCCATGAGCCTTGCGGCAATCGAGGGCCTGCGGGACGGCACGCTCTATCTCAGCACCGGCGGCGGCTGGTCGCCGACCACGGCCGCGGCACTTGGCGCGCTTGCGTCAGGTCCGAACATCCAGCTTGTCGCTGCCACCGACGCCAACCCTCAAGGCGATACGTTTGCCGAACGGTTGCGCGGGCTTGCCGACGAGGTCGGATGCGACTGGGTGCGACTTCGCCCGCCCGAAGAGGACTGGAATGAAGCTCTGAAGCTGCGCGCGAAGCGAGGTACTGAGAAAAGGAAAAGGGAGGATGGAGGGAAAGAGGGTGAGGCGTGCCGCATGCGCACCGCCCGCGTCAAGGGAGGCTTCGCCCGGCTGAAGCCGGCCCTGGACCCGGGCGGTCGCGATGCCGGCGGCAGGCAAGGGGTCATGAAGGACTGA
- a CDS encoding DUF1419 domain-containing protein, with translation MTSSIRKVFQGVATRPQMFRMFDRHVQRPNRWDGDATPLYAGEWFEIAEAEHDYMFEILPPLWIRGSMFAMREFLTSSVTSVFFALRIDDAIRYFHAYCDLSDKTSVETMRVAIIDRESCHIRAMTRDERLEHIWSTTADDYRGYAGARWPAAARGKRTVLLYGRKEGSFLKLLEDLTNDEIAAKLPVQLRHLPSPIAA, from the coding sequence ATGACCTCTTCAATCCGCAAAGTGTTTCAAGGCGTCGCAACTCGCCCACAGATGTTTCGCATGTTCGACCGCCATGTCCAGCGGCCGAACCGCTGGGACGGTGACGCAACGCCGCTTTACGCCGGCGAATGGTTCGAAATCGCCGAAGCCGAGCACGACTACATGTTCGAGATCCTGCCGCCGCTCTGGATCCGCGGCTCGATGTTCGCGATGCGTGAATTCCTGACCAGCTCCGTGACATCCGTGTTCTTCGCGCTCCGCATCGATGACGCGATCCGGTATTTTCATGCCTATTGCGACCTTTCAGACAAGACGTCCGTCGAGACCATGCGTGTCGCAATCATCGACCGGGAAAGTTGCCACATCCGCGCCATGACACGCGATGAGCGCCTCGAGCACATCTGGAGCACGACGGCCGACGACTATCGCGGCTATGCCGGTGCGCGTTGGCCGGCAGCGGCGCGTGGAAAACGGACGGTGCTGCTCTATGGCCGCAAAGAGGGCAGCTTCCTGAAGCTGCTCGAAGATCTCACCAACGATGAGATCGCCGCCAAGCTGCCGGTGCAGTTGCGCCATCTCCCCTCACCGATCGCGGCATAG
- a CDS encoding helicase-related protein has protein sequence MSNDPLTLDIFAGRALSSGIGIGVTAFGGFAANDDDPDPTTPAPSPARALPPAMQKAQRKQEAHANFYLDDGDRGLAATWKERGRLSIAAILTAAEIERQDRPATRDAQVRLIRFTGFGSSELANGMFRRPGEAAFRHGWEDLARSLEDSVTESDYVSLARCTQYAHFTPEFIVRAIWTGLQRLGWRGGRVLEPAIGTGLFPALMPVGYRDISYVTGLELDPVTARIVRLLQPHARIINADFSRTQLSAIYDLAIGNPPFSDRTVRSDRQYRSLGLRLHDYFIARSIDLLKPGGLAAFVTSAGTMDKADRTCRDHIGKAADLVGAIRLPEGSFRQDAGTDVVVDILFFRKRKAGEPAGDPSWLDVEEVRGATEEEGVIRVNRWFAQHPDCVLGEHALASGAFGETYTCLPRAGESVDVALNAAVQRLPEAIYDGEPTEIDVAVEDELGDIVDLRPNSTRVREGSFFIDNKQGLMQMIDGSPVAVRVSQGRSADGVPEKHVRIIKKLIPVRDAVREVLKGQELDRPWRDAQVRLRIAWSSFVRDFGPINHTRVSISEDEETGEVRETHRRPNLAPFLDDPDCWLVASIEDYDLETDTARPGPIFSERVIAPPAPPVITSAADALAVVLNDRGHVDLGHIAELLHCDTDAVLDALGDAIFRDPADGSWQTSDAYLSGAVRTKLAAAAAAAELDPAYRRNVRALQEVQPADLRPSDITARLGAPWIPAADIVAFICETMGAEIRIHHMPELGSWTVEARQLGWTAAGTSEWGTDRRHAGELLADALNSRVPQIFDVFKDGDGERRVLNVVDTEAARDKLQKIKTAFQDWVWTDPDRTDRLARVYNDRFNNIAPRRFDGSHLVLPGASGAFVLYGHQKRGICRIISSGSTYLAHAVGAGKTMTMAAAIMEQRRLGLISKAMLVVPGHCLAQAAREFLALYPNARILVADETNFSKDKRARFLSRAATATWDAIIITHSAFRFIAVPSSFEQQMIQDELELYEELLTKVDSEDRVSRKRLERLKEGLKERLEALSTRKDDLLTISEIGIDQIIVDEAQEFRKLSFATNMSTLKGIDPNGSQRAWDLYVKSRFIETKNPGRSLVLASGTPITNTLGEMFSVQRLLGHAALTERGLHEFDAWASTFGDTTTELEIQPSGKYKPVSRFASFVNVPELIAMFRSFADVVMPEDLREYVKVPDISTGRRQILTAKPTQAFKNYQTILDARIKAIEMREGPAQPGDDILLSVITDGRHAAIDLRLVDADNDNEPDNKLNLLVQNAFRIWQETSQSTFVRPDGKSFELPGAAQMIFSDLGTINVEKSRGFSAYRWIRDELVRMGVPASEIAFMQDYKKTEAKQRLFADVRAGKVRFLIGSSDTMGTGVNAQLRLKALHHLDVPWLPSQIEQREGRIVRQGNQHDEVDIFAYATQGSLDASMWQNNERKARFIAAALSGDTSIRRLEDLGEGAANQFAMAKAIASGDERLMQKAGLEADIARLERLRAAHEDDQYAVRRQIRDAEREIETSTRRVLEIGTDLKRLVPTAGEAFAMTVVGKPYDERKLAGRALMKEILTLVQLQQEGEVQIAAIGGFDLIYSGERFGRNDGYRYTTLLQRTNAAQEIDLAVTVTPLGAVSRLEHALDGFDEEQARYRRRLHDAERRLASYRTREGGMFAFGDELADKRRQLRDVDEALATAAMTGPAVAA, from the coding sequence ATGAGCAACGATCCCTTAACCCTCGACATCTTCGCCGGCCGCGCGCTGTCGTCTGGCATTGGCATCGGCGTCACCGCCTTTGGCGGTTTTGCCGCCAATGACGACGATCCGGATCCGACGACGCCTGCCCCTTCCCCCGCGCGTGCCCTCCCGCCTGCCATGCAGAAGGCGCAACGAAAGCAGGAAGCGCACGCCAACTTCTACCTCGACGACGGCGATCGCGGTTTGGCCGCCACCTGGAAGGAACGGGGGCGTTTAAGCATCGCGGCCATTCTCACAGCCGCTGAGATCGAGAGACAGGATCGGCCGGCAACGCGCGACGCGCAGGTTAGGCTGATACGCTTTACCGGTTTCGGCAGCTCTGAGCTCGCCAACGGCATGTTCCGCCGGCCGGGCGAAGCGGCCTTCCGCCACGGTTGGGAGGATCTCGCCCGTTCCCTGGAGGATTCGGTCACGGAAAGCGACTATGTCTCGCTTGCGCGCTGCACCCAATATGCTCACTTCACTCCCGAATTTATCGTCCGGGCGATCTGGACCGGCCTGCAGCGACTCGGCTGGCGCGGCGGCCGGGTGCTGGAACCCGCGATCGGGACAGGCCTGTTTCCGGCGCTGATGCCTGTCGGGTATCGTGACATCAGCTATGTCACCGGCCTCGAGCTCGATCCGGTCACGGCACGCATCGTACGGCTGCTGCAGCCACACGCACGCATCATCAACGCCGATTTCTCGCGCACGCAACTCTCGGCAATTTACGATCTTGCCATCGGCAATCCGCCCTTCTCCGATCGGACGGTCCGCTCCGACCGGCAATACCGTTCGCTCGGTCTGAGGCTACACGACTATTTCATTGCGCGCTCGATTGATCTCCTGAAGCCCGGCGGACTGGCGGCCTTCGTCACCAGCGCTGGAACGATGGATAAGGCCGACCGCACATGCCGCGATCATATTGGAAAAGCCGCCGACCTGGTCGGCGCCATCCGGCTGCCTGAAGGCAGTTTTCGGCAAGACGCCGGCACCGACGTCGTCGTCGACATCCTGTTCTTCCGCAAGCGAAAGGCCGGCGAACCGGCAGGGGATCCGAGCTGGCTCGATGTCGAGGAGGTCCGCGGTGCGACCGAAGAGGAAGGTGTCATCCGCGTGAACCGGTGGTTCGCGCAGCATCCGGACTGCGTGCTCGGAGAGCACGCGCTGGCCTCCGGAGCCTTTGGCGAAACCTATACCTGCCTGCCTCGTGCCGGCGAAAGCGTGGATGTGGCCCTGAATGCCGCCGTTCAGCGTCTTCCCGAAGCTATCTATGACGGCGAGCCGACCGAAATTGACGTCGCTGTCGAAGACGAACTGGGCGACATCGTTGACTTGAGGCCCAACAGTACGCGTGTCCGTGAAGGCAGCTTCTTCATCGACAACAAGCAGGGCCTGATGCAGATGATCGACGGCTCTCCCGTGGCGGTTCGTGTCAGCCAAGGCCGCAGCGCCGACGGCGTGCCGGAAAAGCATGTCCGCATCATCAAGAAGCTGATCCCCGTCCGGGACGCGGTGCGCGAGGTCCTGAAAGGCCAGGAACTCGACCGGCCGTGGCGCGACGCCCAAGTGCGGCTGCGCATCGCCTGGTCAAGCTTCGTTCGTGACTTCGGGCCGATCAACCATACGAGGGTTTCGATCAGCGAGGATGAAGAGACGGGTGAAGTCCGCGAAACGCACCGCCGCCCGAACCTTGCACCCTTCCTGGACGACCCCGATTGCTGGCTGGTCGCCTCCATCGAGGACTATGATCTCGAAACCGATACCGCCAGACCGGGCCCGATCTTTTCCGAGCGTGTCATCGCTCCGCCTGCCCCGCCTGTCATCACCTCCGCGGCCGATGCGCTCGCCGTCGTGCTGAACGATCGTGGTCATGTCGACCTCGGCCATATCGCCGAGCTTCTCCATTGCGACACAGATGCAGTTCTCGATGCGCTCGGCGACGCAATCTTTCGCGATCCCGCCGACGGCTCATGGCAAACCTCCGATGCCTATCTTTCGGGGGCCGTGCGAACGAAACTTGCTGCCGCCGCGGCTGCGGCCGAGCTCGATCCCGCCTATCGTCGGAATGTCCGCGCGCTCCAAGAGGTGCAGCCCGCCGATCTCCGCCCGTCCGATATCACCGCTCGACTTGGCGCTCCCTGGATTCCGGCGGCCGACATCGTCGCTTTCATTTGCGAGACCATGGGTGCGGAGATCAGGATCCACCACATGCCGGAACTGGGCTCTTGGACCGTCGAGGCGCGGCAGCTCGGATGGACGGCGGCCGGGACATCCGAATGGGGAACAGATCGCCGGCACGCCGGCGAGTTGCTCGCCGATGCGCTGAACAGCCGGGTGCCGCAGATTTTCGATGTGTTCAAGGATGGAGACGGCGAGAGGCGGGTGTTGAACGTCGTCGATACCGAAGCGGCACGCGACAAGCTGCAAAAGATCAAGACGGCCTTCCAGGACTGGGTCTGGACCGATCCTGATCGTACCGACCGGCTGGCGCGGGTCTACAACGATCGCTTCAACAATATTGCGCCCAGGCGTTTCGACGGCTCACACCTAGTCCTGCCCGGCGCCTCTGGCGCCTTTGTTCTTTATGGGCACCAGAAACGCGGTATCTGCCGCATCATCTCGTCCGGCTCAACCTATCTCGCGCATGCCGTCGGCGCCGGCAAGACGATGACGATGGCGGCCGCCATCATGGAACAGCGCCGGCTCGGACTGATCTCCAAGGCGATGCTGGTGGTGCCCGGCCATTGCCTGGCCCAGGCTGCGCGCGAGTTTCTGGCGCTCTATCCGAACGCCCGCATTCTCGTCGCCGACGAGACGAATTTTTCGAAGGACAAGCGGGCTCGCTTCCTTTCCCGCGCCGCTACCGCAACCTGGGATGCGATCATCATCACGCACTCGGCCTTCCGGTTCATCGCCGTGCCATCGAGTTTCGAGCAACAGATGATCCAGGATGAGCTCGAGCTCTACGAGGAACTGCTGACCAAGGTCGACAGCGAGGATCGAGTCTCGCGCAAGCGGCTCGAACGGCTGAAGGAGGGCCTCAAGGAACGGTTGGAGGCGTTGTCGACCCGCAAGGACGATCTGCTGACAATCTCGGAGATCGGCATCGACCAGATCATCGTCGATGAGGCACAGGAATTCCGCAAGCTTTCCTTCGCCACCAACATGTCTACGCTGAAAGGTATCGACCCGAACGGTTCGCAGCGTGCCTGGGACCTCTACGTCAAGTCCCGCTTCATCGAGACGAAGAACCCCGGCCGGTCTCTGGTTCTGGCTTCGGGGACGCCAATCACCAATACGCTTGGCGAAATGTTCTCGGTCCAACGTCTGCTCGGTCACGCGGCGCTGACCGAACGCGGGCTGCATGAATTCGACGCCTGGGCCTCTACCTTCGGTGACACGACCACGGAACTGGAGATCCAGCCGTCGGGCAAATACAAGCCCGTCAGCCGTTTTGCGAGCTTCGTGAACGTGCCGGAGTTGATTGCGATGTTCCGGTCGTTCGCCGACGTGGTGATGCCCGAGGATCTCCGCGAATACGTCAAGGTGCCTGATATCTCGACCGGCCGCCGGCAGATTCTAACAGCCAAGCCGACGCAGGCCTTCAAGAACTATCAGACGATCCTCGATGCCCGGATCAAGGCGATCGAGATGCGTGAGGGGCCGGCGCAGCCCGGCGACGACATCCTGCTTTCGGTCATCACCGACGGTCGCCACGCCGCCATCGATCTCCGTCTTGTCGATGCGGACAATGACAACGAGCCGGACAACAAGCTCAACCTGCTGGTCCAGAACGCTTTCCGCATTTGGCAGGAGACGTCGCAAAGCACGTTTGTGCGACCCGACGGCAAGTCCTTCGAACTGCCGGGCGCCGCGCAGATGATCTTCTCCGATCTCGGCACCATCAACGTTGAGAAGAGCCGCGGCTTTTCGGCCTACCGCTGGATCAGGGACGAGCTTGTGCGCATGGGCGTTCCGGCATCCGAAATCGCCTTCATGCAGGATTACAAGAAGACCGAGGCCAAGCAGCGGCTGTTTGCCGACGTCCGCGCCGGCAAGGTCCGCTTCCTGATCGGCTCGTCGGACACGATGGGCACCGGCGTCAATGCTCAGCTTCGCCTCAAGGCGCTGCATCATCTCGACGTCCCGTGGCTGCCCTCGCAAATCGAGCAGCGTGAGGGCCGGATCGTGCGCCAGGGCAACCAGCATGACGAAGTCGATATTTTCGCATACGCCACGCAAGGGTCGCTCGACGCCTCGATGTGGCAGAACAACGAGCGCAAGGCCCGCTTCATTGCCGCAGCACTTTCCGGCGATACGTCGATCCGCCGGCTTGAAGATCTGGGCGAAGGGGCTGCAAACCAGTTCGCCATGGCCAAGGCGATTGCGAGCGGCGACGAACGGCTGATGCAAAAGGCAGGGCTTGAGGCAGACATCGCCCGTCTCGAACGGCTGCGGGCCGCTCACGAGGACGATCAATATGCTGTGCGCCGCCAGATCCGCGACGCCGAACGCGAGATCGAGACGTCGACCCGCCGCGTCTTAGAGATCGGCACGGACCTTAAGCGCCTCGTGCCGACCGCTGGCGAAGCCTTCGCCATGACGGTTGTGGGCAAGCCCTACGACGAGCGCAAGCTTGCCGGTCGCGCGCTGATGAAGGAAATCCTCACGCTCGTTCAGTTGCAGCAGGAGGGCGAGGTTCAGATCGCGGCCATCGGGGGCTTCGATCTGATCTATTCGGGCGAGCGGTTCGGCAGGAACGACGGATATCGCTATACGACCCTCTTGCAGCGTACCAATGCGGCCCAGGAGATTGATCTGGCGGTGACCGTCACGCCGCTCGGCGCGGTCTCGCGGCTCGAACATGCACTCGACGGGTTCGACGAGGAACAGGCACGTTATCGCCGGCGGCTGCACGACGCCGAACGGCGCCTTGCCTCCTATCGCACGCGCGAGGGCGGCATGTTCGCATTTGGAGATGAGCTTGCCGACAAGCGCCGGCAGCTTCGTGATGTCGACGAGGCATTGGCGACCGCGGCCATGACGGGACCCGCCGTGGCCGCATGA
- a CDS encoding phospholipase D-like domain-containing protein → MSQPGNEPVRTLLRMQSEKNLCVRVVATQLTSNGLEDFKLLKQVPEQFFLDTAQATGVDMSVGRWAVEGTANEFRNSIGHAITHSKVLVIDPFSDDPIVVTGSHNFSKSASRDNDENFLVIRGHKEIARHYAINAVQTYNHYRWWAYLEEAEREDRDPFQSVSRSEVAAAADNGRDKADAGLLASRRLSLR, encoded by the coding sequence ATGTCCCAGCCGGGCAATGAACCGGTGCGCACGCTCCTTCGCATGCAGAGCGAGAAGAATCTCTGTGTGCGTGTGGTGGCGACCCAGCTGACGAGCAATGGGCTCGAAGACTTCAAATTGCTGAAGCAGGTTCCCGAGCAGTTCTTTCTCGATACCGCCCAGGCAACCGGGGTGGACATGTCCGTCGGCCGGTGGGCGGTCGAAGGAACCGCGAATGAATTCAGAAACAGCATCGGCCACGCCATCACGCATTCCAAGGTGCTGGTGATCGACCCGTTCAGCGACGATCCCATCGTGGTCACCGGATCGCACAATTTTTCGAAGTCCGCGAGCCGCGACAACGATGAGAACTTCCTGGTGATCCGCGGTCACAAGGAAATCGCGAGGCACTATGCGATCAATGCGGTGCAGACCTACAACCATTATCGCTGGTGGGCTTATCTGGAAGAAGCCGAGCGGGAAGACAGGGACCCGTTTCAATCTGTCTCGCGATCCGAAGTGGCAGCGGCGGCGGACAACGGGCGAGACAAAGCGGATGCTGGCCTTCTGGCGTCCCGACGCCTGAGCCTGCGTTGA